From the genome of Candidatus Ancaeobacter aquaticus, one region includes:
- a CDS encoding UvrD-helicase domain-containing protein, producing the protein MEIFESRYKRSQTQKKIIECKELNENMCITASAGAGKTTVLVQRILYILQHDPRVTFDNMLVITFGEKAAHTLKERLRKELERLAISEKKNERKRYQDLLTGLSNAYIGTIHSFASRILKENPLEVGVEPHFEIVSIGMDTILMERVINALFFQRLSDPSIMDFLSQYYDKDPASALKEIYAKARSHEIDIACLEVPVKDAECVTLINKFKAYLDQCPSTPDDNASPSLRDAHMHMQSIKQDMKDVSTAGDITMKRIDTIAREAKGITKRVKKAPWGEYISEFKDVVLPEFFDCAYEVCTQKYKECFVTLLKEFAVRYEEEKKANHVLDFDDLLWWCAILMKQDTPIKEFVVKSYTDRFSYIFVDEVQDTSPVQLDIIKGISANNALFFVGDKKQSIYRFRNADVQSFDKMVSDYVDKKQGAYIPLDENYRSRKSLVAFNDYMFGDILGDDYTPVDAKASYPENVRNEYDVEIIQVVNETSTGEKDTEHNGDTTEQDDSTAREKEARCIASRIKEIITRREVLVKENVSSEKYIMRPAQYKDIALLFPSLREVFFYENALKQAHIPYYVIKGGKFFDCQEVRDCLNYLKILDDPYRDCEFAAVLKSPMVHVTDDALFTIRNHDRQHYRDKTAHPFYESLNTVIDAHTDILNDTERRYLKRFMGMFNEMVRIKDIMPIPELLEKVVFDTGYDIKVMALADGKKRYANILKLIEKAWEFEKKGCFTLGEFITYIEKLSSEEVQEPEAQIELEEGKNSVKLCTIHRAKGMEFPVVVCADMGRQFPVTGRDFISCMVVDGVCEVGIKARNSQGETRNTLTTRHHKTVDDSEESAERKRVFYVALTRARDYLILSGVNGRVKDEKVAALSYDGLGSYMNWIRKKSLLLKGEDKENNNGFSIKYTYDHDRVAVPHDSTSECISGVDNVDTKIYEDGEATKEQIAQIAIKEKKRILDEIKIISQRQHYPEMDFSVTPLCEYRKNSEDYFSSYELMKQSHVYEDKESEEAPVLEYDDERIARNEFGELFHLAMRIFNFNAQDVLEETKRVCSLLKEDIPERDIKELYELVYVFTQTDLFTVIAKSAQRRRVYREVPFVYIMDGTSMRGVIDLIYYEEGKGWVILDYKTNNITHDQIDEKVDFYSFQLLLYANAFRSIMKSVPQALIIYFAVLKESRSVPVTNDIINAIEKEYVGYKAKITEGDFSISAAK; encoded by the coding sequence ATGGAAATATTTGAAAGCAGATACAAACGGTCTCAGACGCAGAAGAAGATAATTGAGTGTAAAGAGCTCAACGAAAATATGTGTATTACCGCATCTGCCGGTGCAGGAAAAACAACAGTTCTTGTGCAACGGATACTCTATATTTTACAGCATGATCCCCGTGTGACGTTTGACAATATGCTGGTTATTACATTTGGCGAAAAAGCCGCACATACTCTTAAAGAACGCTTGAGGAAAGAGCTTGAGCGGCTGGCGATCTCAGAGAAAAAAAATGAAAGAAAACGATATCAGGATCTCTTAACGGGTCTTTCAAACGCATATATAGGAACAATACATTCTTTCGCATCACGCATACTAAAAGAAAATCCGCTCGAAGTTGGTGTTGAACCGCATTTTGAAATAGTTTCGATTGGTATGGATACTATTCTTATGGAAAGAGTGATTAATGCGCTTTTTTTTCAGCGATTGTCAGATCCCTCTATTATGGATTTTTTGAGCCAGTACTATGATAAGGATCCCGCCAGTGCCTTAAAAGAAATATATGCAAAGGCCAGGTCACATGAGATAGATATTGCATGTCTTGAGGTTCCGGTAAAAGATGCTGAATGTGTTACATTAATTAATAAGTTTAAAGCCTATCTCGACCAATGTCCGTCAACGCCCGATGATAATGCAAGCCCATCACTACGTGATGCACATATGCACATGCAATCAATCAAACAAGACATGAAAGATGTTAGTACTGCAGGTGACATTACAATGAAACGTATAGATACTATTGCGCGTGAAGCGAAAGGGATAACAAAAAGGGTTAAGAAAGCTCCCTGGGGTGAGTATATCTCAGAGTTTAAAGATGTGGTTTTGCCAGAGTTTTTTGATTGTGCATATGAGGTATGTACCCAAAAGTACAAGGAATGTTTCGTTACGCTTTTAAAAGAGTTTGCTGTCCGTTACGAAGAAGAGAAAAAGGCTAATCATGTGCTTGATTTTGATGATCTTCTGTGGTGGTGTGCCATTCTTATGAAACAGGATACCCCTATAAAAGAATTTGTCGTTAAATCATATACAGATAGATTTTCTTATATCTTTGTTGATGAGGTGCAGGACACAAGCCCTGTTCAGTTAGACATCATAAAAGGTATATCAGCTAATAACGCGTTATTTTTTGTTGGTGATAAGAAACAATCAATTTATCGGTTTAGAAACGCTGATGTACAGTCTTTTGATAAAATGGTGAGTGATTATGTTGATAAGAAGCAGGGGGCGTATATACCCCTTGATGAAAACTACCGATCAAGAAAATCTCTTGTAGCATTCAACGATTATATGTTTGGTGATATTCTCGGTGATGACTATACGCCTGTTGATGCGAAAGCTTCATATCCGGAGAATGTGCGCAATGAATATGATGTTGAGATTATACAGGTAGTCAATGAAACAAGTACGGGAGAAAAAGATACGGAGCATAACGGTGATACGACCGAACAGGATGACAGCACTGCACGAGAAAAAGAAGCCCGGTGTATTGCTTCGCGTATCAAGGAGATTATCACTCGTAGAGAGGTTCTTGTGAAAGAGAATGTTTCCTCGGAGAAATATATAATGCGTCCAGCTCAGTATAAGGACATAGCGCTTCTTTTTCCGTCTCTACGGGAAGTGTTTTTTTATGAGAACGCTTTAAAACAAGCACATATTCCATATTATGTTATTAAAGGAGGAAAGTTTTTTGACTGTCAGGAAGTGAGGGATTGTCTTAATTACCTTAAAATTCTTGATGATCCATATAGGGATTGTGAGTTTGCGGCAGTATTGAAATCACCCATGGTGCATGTTACCGATGATGCGCTTTTCACTATAAGGAATCATGATCGGCAGCACTATAGGGATAAAACTGCGCATCCCTTCTATGAATCGCTTAACACAGTGATAGATGCGCATACTGACATTTTGAATGATACTGAGCGGCGTTACCTAAAGCGGTTTATGGGGATGTTTAATGAAATGGTGCGTATTAAAGATATTATGCCCATTCCCGAGCTGCTTGAAAAAGTGGTTTTTGACACAGGCTATGATATTAAAGTTATGGCGCTGGCTGACGGCAAAAAGCGGTATGCAAATATTTTGAAGTTAATTGAAAAAGCATGGGAATTTGAGAAAAAAGGCTGTTTTACCTTAGGGGAGTTTATTACCTATATAGAAAAGTTAAGTAGCGAGGAAGTGCAGGAACCGGAAGCACAAATTGAGCTTGAGGAAGGGAAAAACTCTGTAAAATTATGTACGATACATCGAGCAAAAGGTATGGAGTTTCCCGTAGTGGTATGTGCTGATATGGGGAGACAATTTCCTGTGACAGGAAGAGATTTTATATCATGCATGGTTGTTGATGGTGTGTGTGAAGTAGGGATAAAGGCACGAAATAGCCAAGGGGAAACAAGAAACACTTTAACCACACGGCATCATAAAACGGTAGATGATAGCGAAGAGAGTGCTGAACGAAAAAGGGTGTTCTATGTAGCGTTAACACGTGCACGTGACTACCTTATTTTGTCTGGCGTTAATGGCAGGGTAAAGGACGAAAAGGTAGCGGCTTTATCATACGACGGGCTTGGTTCGTACATGAACTGGATACGAAAAAAAAGCTTGTTGCTTAAAGGAGAAGACAAAGAAAATAATAACGGGTTTTCAATAAAATATACATATGATCACGATAGAGTTGCAGTGCCTCATGATTCTACGAGTGAATGTATTTCTGGGGTTGATAATGTAGACACGAAAATATATGAAGATGGCGAAGCCACTAAAGAACAAATTGCCCAGATCGCTATAAAAGAGAAAAAAAGAATACTCGACGAGATAAAAATCATATCCCAGAGGCAACATTATCCTGAAATGGATTTTTCGGTAACGCCCCTGTGTGAATACAGAAAAAATTCCGAAGACTATTTTTCTTCGTACGAACTCATGAAACAAAGTCATGTGTACGAAGATAAAGAGTCTGAGGAAGCACCTGTTCTTGAATATGATGATGAGCGTATTGCAAGAAATGAGTTTGGAGAGCTTTTCCATCTTGCTATGAGGATCTTTAATTTTAACGCACAGGATGTGTTAGAGGAAACAAAAAGAGTATGTTCGTTATTAAAAGAAGATATTCCTGAACGTGACATAAAGGAGTTATACGAGTTGGTGTATGTATTTACACAAACTGACCTTTTTACGGTGATTGCAAAGAGTGCCCAGCGTAGGCGGGTGTATCGTGAGGTCCCGTTTGTATATATTATGGATGGGACAAGCATGCGGGGTGTGATTGACCTTATCTACTATGAAGAAGGTAAAGGGTGGGTTATTTTAGACTATAAAACAAATAATATTACTCATGATCAAATCGATGAAAAAGTAGATTTCTATTCTTTTCAACTGCTGTTATATGCGAATGCATTCAGGAGTATTATGAAATCGGTACCTCAGGCGCTTATAATCTATTTTGCAGTGCTTAAAGAATCCAGATCAGTTCCTGTGACAAATGATATTATTAATGCAATCGAAAAAGAATACGTGGGGTATAAAGCAAAGATTACAGAAGGCGATTTCAGTATAAGTGCTGCGAAGTAG
- a CDS encoding DUF1571 domain-containing protein, whose protein sequence is MLMHFISRLCIVPITWAAVCFCIIPASISADTADPCEQIEVIIQDAHQAYNAVDDYTATLLRTECIKNRLRSKETIELKFAKPDSVYLKWLTSPNPGLLNQHTEIIYPVGKNKDKVIAHLGGLINFITPTITVTPDDSSLMKDNRHPVTHTGIGFFLNLFRDEYKKALQDSTFTQKYYGTVRLMGTHAHKIEFIMPDKNKGYYCHRLELYFDVQNKLPIRIIAYNWKNQLIERYSFFNLKLNVGLNKEDFNPWKKEYNF, encoded by the coding sequence ATGTTAATGCATTTTATTAGTCGATTGTGTATTGTTCCGATTACATGGGCAGCAGTATGTTTCTGTATTATACCGGCATCAATCTCTGCCGATACAGCTGATCCTTGTGAGCAGATTGAAGTGATTATACAAGATGCCCATCAAGCGTATAACGCGGTAGATGATTATACTGCCACTCTTCTCAGGACCGAATGCATTAAAAATCGTCTAAGATCAAAAGAAACTATAGAACTCAAATTTGCAAAACCTGATTCTGTCTATTTAAAATGGCTTACTTCGCCAAATCCAGGGCTCTTAAATCAGCATACGGAGATTATTTATCCTGTAGGCAAAAATAAAGACAAGGTCATAGCTCATCTCGGTGGGTTGATCAATTTTATAACACCGACCATAACTGTCACCCCGGACGATTCATCATTAATGAAAGATAACCGCCACCCAGTTACCCATACCGGAATAGGCTTCTTTTTGAATTTGTTTAGGGACGAATATAAAAAGGCACTTCAAGACAGTACATTTACTCAGAAGTATTATGGGACGGTACGGCTTATGGGAACACATGCCCATAAGATAGAGTTTATAATGCCGGATAAGAATAAAGGGTATTATTGTCATCGACTGGAATTGTATTTTGATGTTCAGAACAAGCTTCCCATACGCATAATAGCCTATAACTGGAAAAATCAACTTATTGAACGATACTCTTTTTTTAATTTAAAGCTTAATGTTGGTTTGAATAAGGAAGATTTTAACCCCTGGAAAAAAGAGTATAATTTTTAG
- a CDS encoding PilZ domain-containing protein, with protein MNDMSFSGIEKRKYVRIPFSFVIKYKTKEIKKGHSNFLGATYSKDISAGGLLFPASGKIPIGSEVDIELNISAVPSMHVAHILAHFSSVSITGRVVRCEEVINGELYNIGVVIEKIEEKDRTALEQFIQFFLRRERLRNKFKFGVAGREYIGPERRRYARVPYTFIVKYTPLDERQKENGQVRYCINTSISACGILLETHEKYDVGAFINVEIVVPSDKEALPIKIVGRVVRTEEIVEQELYDVGIAFDKIEKKDQASILNFLNCLHFRKER; from the coding sequence ATGAATGATATGTCCTTTAGCGGTATTGAAAAGAGAAAATATGTTCGAATACCATTTTCTTTCGTTATTAAATATAAAACGAAAGAAATAAAAAAGGGTCACAGCAATTTTCTGGGGGCGACATACAGTAAAGATATCAGTGCCGGTGGATTATTGTTTCCCGCATCAGGCAAAATACCTATCGGGTCAGAAGTTGATATTGAGCTTAATATCTCTGCTGTACCGTCAATGCATGTTGCGCATATCCTTGCGCACTTTAGTTCGGTCTCTATTACCGGTCGGGTAGTACGGTGCGAAGAAGTTATTAACGGAGAACTTTATAATATCGGTGTGGTGATAGAAAAGATCGAGGAAAAAGATAGGACTGCACTTGAACAATTTATACAGTTTTTCTTGCGCCGCGAACGGTTACGTAACAAGTTCAAATTTGGTGTAGCGGGAAGAGAATATATAGGTCCTGAACGCAGGCGGTATGCTCGTGTCCCGTATACATTCATTGTGAAGTATACCCCGCTTGATGAGAGACAAAAAGAAAATGGGCAGGTGCGATATTGTATCAACACGAGTATCAGTGCATGCGGCATTTTGCTTGAGACACATGAAAAATATGATGTTGGCGCATTTATTAATGTTGAAATAGTTGTTCCTTCAGATAAAGAAGCTCTGCCTATCAAGATCGTTGGGAGAGTTGTCCGAACAGAAGAGATTGTTGAGCAGGAACTATACGATGTTGGCATCGCTTTCGATAAAATAGAGAAAAAAGATCAGGCATCAATTCTCAACTTCTTAAATTGCCTGCATTTTCGTAAAGAACGTTAA
- a CDS encoding DNA internalization-related competence protein ComEC/Rec2: MRRPFVLITLFFIVGILTASFFPLVTLIPLYILVFCSVILFCSKMKYLSLGAFYALIILCGMIALTAKNQYLTYQDTPFLPDGKKVTAVVTGTVQEGITIQKKILYSDNKHAMQKCIVTIPHVNISGKKYAVSSNILVKIYGENEKVSIAKNDIIEVKGKLKRIDSGSIASLSYKKYIVSHRIGYVMQVSGKKNIRIIGKKIPSIFEQIISRTRARIVKSLTAGIPAGDIKGLFTGMILGDKEGISNSLREAFVRTNTIHVLAISGLHIGLIVLIILGILRFFSMPKAYSALIAIPLIVLYALIVGNKPSVWRATTMAVIVLFGWVIKRESDIVNSLAAAALLLLIWNPYNLYSIGFQLSFVVVLSIIGLTPVIQHYLNKVCGCDIKEKPKRTDTLLRNALTVFSVSVSAWIGSAPLIMYYFGVFSPISVIANIFVTSIVSLAIVPLCFVSIIVGQFSLFVASMFNTVTIYIAQFLITGNTFLAGFSWASFPVYDFTIPDILLWYGVLGMFTHWHPRKVFEFTEMRRWCLYSIIIVFCIFMFSGVLFRSNAFEVTFFDVGQGDAMAIKTSRGKLMLIDAGPNYPYAPLPRKLSSYMRKNTIKEIDAIVITHPHRDHIGGTLRVLEKYKTGMIIGNGSDYECSEYDKIKAYAAYNNIPYHVVKAGDNIHFDDDIEIKVLSPPDETDGWDENERSLVLLVTYQGIRFLFCGDSDVEAIEHLCKTSENLKADIIKVPHHGSDNVNNEVFYEKVLPKIAVITVGKNNSYGLPSKTLLELFLSRNIRAYRTDKDGTITIRVKDGKYTSSHSRW, encoded by the coding sequence ATGCGACGACCTTTTGTTCTGATTACACTCTTTTTTATTGTTGGGATACTTACTGCATCATTTTTTCCTTTAGTAACACTTATTCCCTTATATATTTTGGTTTTTTGTTCAGTTATCTTGTTTTGCTCAAAAATGAAATATCTTTCACTGGGTGCGTTTTATGCGCTCATCATACTCTGCGGCATGATCGCACTAACAGCAAAAAACCAGTATTTGACCTATCAGGATACACCCTTTTTGCCAGACGGGAAAAAGGTCACAGCCGTTGTTACGGGAACTGTTCAAGAAGGGATAACCATACAGAAAAAAATTCTTTACTCCGATAATAAACACGCCATGCAGAAATGTATTGTAACAATTCCTCACGTAAATATTTCAGGTAAGAAATACGCAGTATCTTCAAATATATTAGTTAAGATATACGGTGAAAATGAAAAAGTTTCGATCGCTAAAAACGATATAATCGAAGTAAAAGGAAAACTGAAAAGAATTGATTCCGGAAGCATAGCATCACTTTCATATAAAAAATATATTGTGTCTCATCGTATTGGATATGTTATGCAGGTAAGCGGCAAAAAGAATATACGCATAATAGGGAAAAAGATACCCTCGATATTTGAACAGATCATTAGTCGAACAAGAGCTAGAATTGTAAAGTCTTTAACCGCGGGAATTCCAGCAGGTGATATAAAAGGTCTTTTTACCGGAATGATCCTCGGAGATAAAGAAGGTATAAGTAATAGTCTCAGAGAGGCTTTTGTGAGGACAAATACGATACATGTTCTTGCGATATCAGGCCTGCATATTGGACTGATTGTCCTTATTATTTTAGGAATACTGCGGTTTTTCAGTATGCCTAAAGCATATTCGGCATTAATCGCTATACCGCTTATTGTCTTGTATGCACTTATTGTTGGGAATAAACCTTCAGTATGGCGTGCAACAACCATGGCGGTTATTGTGCTCTTTGGATGGGTAATAAAGCGAGAGTCAGATATTGTTAACTCACTTGCAGCCGCTGCTCTTCTGCTGCTTATATGGAATCCGTATAATCTCTATAGCATTGGATTCCAGCTTTCATTTGTTGTTGTCCTTTCAATCATCGGGCTGACCCCGGTTATACAGCACTATCTCAATAAAGTGTGCGGGTGTGATATAAAAGAAAAACCTAAAAGAACAGATACACTATTGCGAAACGCCCTAACCGTGTTTTCTGTAAGCGTGTCTGCCTGGATTGGGTCTGCACCGCTTATCATGTATTATTTTGGTGTTTTTTCACCGATAAGTGTTATCGCAAACATCTTTGTTACCAGCATTGTAAGTCTTGCAATTGTACCCCTTTGTTTTGTATCAATTATTGTAGGTCAGTTCAGCTTGTTTGTTGCTTCTATGTTTAATACGGTAACTATATATATTGCACAGTTTCTTATCACTGGGAATACGTTTCTTGCCGGTTTTTCGTGGGCGTCATTTCCTGTCTATGATTTCACAATACCGGATATACTCCTCTGGTACGGAGTGTTAGGGATGTTTACACATTGGCATCCAAGAAAGGTTTTCGAATTTACCGAAATGAGGAGATGGTGTCTTTACAGTATCATTATAGTTTTTTGCATCTTTATGTTCTCAGGTGTCTTGTTTCGGTCAAATGCCTTTGAGGTCACTTTCTTTGATGTTGGGCAAGGAGACGCTATGGCGATCAAAACATCCCGGGGAAAACTTATGCTTATTGATGCCGGTCCGAATTACCCATATGCACCGCTACCACGAAAACTTTCATCGTACATGAGAAAAAATACTATAAAAGAGATTGATGCCATTGTAATAACGCATCCTCATAGAGACCATATAGGCGGGACACTTCGTGTTCTTGAGAAATATAAAACCGGTATGATAATTGGTAATGGAAGTGATTATGAGTGTTCAGAATATGACAAAATAAAAGCGTATGCGGCATATAACAATATCCCGTATCACGTGGTAAAGGCAGGGGACAATATCCATTTTGATGATGATATAGAGATTAAAGTGCTTTCACCACCTGATGAAACAGATGGTTGGGATGAAAATGAACGATCATTGGTGCTTTTAGTTACGTATCAGGGGATACGATTTCTATTTTGTGGGGATAGTGATGTTGAGGCAATTGAGCATTTGTGCAAAACATCTGAAAATCTCAAGGCCGATATAATAAAAGTTCCTCATCACGGATCAGATAATGTTAATAACGAAGTTTTTTATGAAAAAGTGCTTCCCAAAATAGCCGTTATAACGGTAGGTAAAAATAATTCTTATGGCTTGCCATCTAAAACGCTCTTGGAATTGTTTTTGTCCAGAAATATACGTGCTTACCGTACAGACAAAGACGGGACAATTACCATACGGGTAAAAGACGGGAAATATACATCTTCACATTCCCGCTGGTAA
- a CDS encoding helix-turn-helix domain-containing protein, translating to MPLFMHDEKDEKSFKMFMAQLYVVGNVPQSAINKAFGINQIKMKRWVKKYQNNGPAAFYKKERKRRATVMTKEVIDKAQLLLDKGIPKMKSLMNWGLNFPPSNGSSYHLFWHSV from the coding sequence ATGCCATTATTTATGCACGATGAGAAAGACGAAAAATCCTTTAAAATGTTTATGGCTCAGCTGTATGTTGTGGGCAATGTGCCGCAATCAGCAATAAACAAGGCTTTCGGAATTAATCAGATTAAAATGAAACGCTGGGTGAAAAAGTATCAAAATAATGGTCCAGCGGCATTCTACAAAAAAGAAAGAAAACGTAGAGCAACTGTTATGACGAAAGAAGTCATAGATAAAGCACAGTTGTTGTTAGACAAAGGCATTCCAAAAATGAAATCGCTGATGAACTGGGGATTAAACTTTCCACCCTCAAATGGTAGCAGCTACCATTTGTTTTGGCATTCTGTGTAA
- the amrB gene encoding AmmeMemoRadiSam system protein B: MNKTVHVLVVLLCSYLVTSVSTIHAESKKVRYPAVAGAFYPYNKERLTKIIDGYLDNVGEPKIKGAVVGVVAPHAGYAYSGQIAAYAFKPLQGKSYDTVVILGPNHTVYGFSDISVYKEGMFKTPLGMAHIDEDFTKKIIDSDPEKFVYEPDLHRKEHAIEVEIPFLQHVLKGDFKIVPVVMGDYSRETVEKLAHAIMKASVGKKVLIVASCDLSHDKDYKTACAMDKKAVDTIAGLDLDALESYGKNRKTEMCGYGPVMILMYIAKSEGVSKGTVMKYANSGDVTGDKSGRIVGYASIVFSK, from the coding sequence ATGAATAAAACGGTTCATGTTTTAGTGGTACTGCTGTGCTCGTATCTGGTTACGAGTGTTAGTACGATACATGCTGAGAGCAAAAAAGTGAGATATCCTGCTGTTGCCGGTGCGTTTTATCCGTATAATAAGGAACGGCTCACGAAGATCATTGACGGTTATCTTGATAATGTTGGAGAACCGAAAATAAAGGGTGCTGTCGTTGGTGTTGTTGCTCCACATGCGGGATATGCCTATTCAGGACAAATTGCTGCGTATGCGTTTAAGCCTCTTCAAGGTAAATCATATGATACTGTTGTGATATTGGGGCCAAACCATACGGTATATGGTTTTAGTGATATATCGGTGTACAAAGAAGGTATGTTTAAAACGCCTCTTGGTATGGCGCATATCGATGAAGACTTTACGAAAAAAATCATTGATAGTGATCCGGAGAAATTTGTTTATGAACCTGATTTACACAGAAAAGAACATGCAATAGAAGTAGAGATACCGTTTTTGCAGCATGTGTTAAAAGGCGATTTTAAGATTGTGCCGGTAGTGATGGGTGATTACTCACGAGAAACAGTAGAAAAACTTGCTCATGCTATCATGAAAGCATCAGTTGGAAAGAAAGTGCTGATTGTTGCCTCATGCGATCTTTCACATGATAAGGATTATAAAACGGCGTGTGCGATGGATAAAAAAGCAGTTGATACCATCGCAGGTCTTGATCTTGACGCGCTTGAATCGTATGGAAAAAACCGTAAAACCGAGATGTGCGGGTATGGGCCTGTTATGATACTGATGTATATAGCCAAATCAGAAGGTGTATCAAAAGGGACCGTGATGAAATACGCTAATTCCGGTGATGTTACCGGTGATAAGAGTGGACGTATCGTCGGGTATGCTTCAATTGTTTTTAGTAAATAA
- the amrA gene encoding AmmeMemoRadiSam system protein A yields MNEDANKSGNLKMKEKQQLIDIARETLETQVKTGKAPHINVSVPELMEKRGVFVTLTINHNLRGCIGYIEPIKPLYTGVIENAVNASSRDWRFPPVSESELDKINVEISVLTVPEKIKSVDEIEIGKHGVIIEKGLNKGVFLPQVAPEQGWDVKETLENLCHKAGLPTDAWSKGADLYIFSADVFSEEDFKK; encoded by the coding sequence ATGAATGAAGATGCAAATAAATCAGGGAATTTAAAAATGAAAGAAAAGCAACAGTTGATCGATATTGCGCGGGAAACACTTGAAACACAGGTGAAAACCGGTAAAGCGCCGCATATAAATGTGAGTGTTCCTGAACTTATGGAAAAACGCGGTGTGTTTGTCACCTTAACAATTAATCATAACCTGAGAGGGTGTATTGGGTATATCGAGCCAATTAAGCCTCTCTATACCGGTGTTATTGAAAATGCGGTCAATGCGAGCAGTCGTGATTGGCGGTTTCCACCGGTCAGTGAAAGTGAACTCGATAAAATCAATGTTGAAATATCTGTTCTTACTGTACCTGAAAAAATTAAAAGTGTAGATGAAATTGAGATCGGAAAACATGGTGTTATCATCGAAAAAGGACTCAATAAAGGAGTCTTTTTACCGCAGGTTGCGCCTGAACAGGGATGGGATGTGAAAGAAACACTGGAAAATCTCTGTCATAAAGCGGGATTGCCGACTGATGCGTGGAGTAAGGGCGCTGATCTATATATCTTTTCTGCCGACGTGTTTTCTGAAGAGGATTTTAAGAAGTAA